Proteins co-encoded in one Ziziphus jujuba cultivar Dongzao chromosome 9, ASM3175591v1 genomic window:
- the LOC107434046 gene encoding receptor-like protein EIX1, whose amino-acid sequence MEGIVLEAHFANTTSLRYFSAWDDQLTLKVGQDWVPPFQLEALHMGSCHLGPRYPMWVRSQKSLSSLVLSNTSLADVPPDWIFHFSSELQCLDLSQNQMHGRIPNLMNIGMQDYSEINLSQNHLEGPLPLVSSKVNKLDLSDNLLSGSISQFLCCSPSEPMNMVVLYLAKNQLSGNLPNCWSKWNNIQALYLNDNSFGGGIPSSFSLFIFLQSLYLRSNNLYGILSLSSLQNCINLVTLDFSRNKFERNIPTWLGTSPSKLRFLIAGFNDFHGHT is encoded by the coding sequence ATGGAAGGAATCGTTTTAGAGGCTCACTTTGCCAATACAACGAGTCTTAGATATTTTTCTGCATGGGATGACCAATTAACTTTGAAAGTAGGTCAGGATTGGGTTCCTCCTTTTCAACTTGAAGCATTACATATGGGCTCTTGCCATTTGGGCCCACGATATCCAATGTGGGTACGATCACAAAAGAGCCTTTCTTCTTTGGTTTTATCCAACACAAGTCTTGCAGATGTTCCTCCCGATTGGATTTTCCACTTCTCTTCAGAATTGCAATGCTTAGAtctttctcaaaatcaaatgcATGGAAGGATTCCCAATCTGATGAATATAGGGATGCAGGACTACTCAGAAATCAACCTGAGCCAAAACCACCTCGAGGGGCCTTTGCCTTTGGTATCTTCCAAGGTGAATAAACTAGATCTTTCTGATAATCTACTTTCAGGATCCATTTCTCAATTCCTATGTTGCTCACCAAGTGAGCCAATGAATATGGTAGTTCTCTATCTCGCCAAAAATCAATTGTCAGGAAATTTACCCAACTGCTGGAGTAAATGGAACAATATACAGGCCTTATATTTAAATGACAATAGCTTTGGTGGTGGTATTCCTTCATCCTtcagtttgtttatttttcttcaatcaTTGTATCTCCGTAGTAACAACCTATATGGAATattatctctttcttctttacaGAATTGTATTAATTTAGTTACTCTGGATTTTAGTCGAAATAAATTTGAGAGAAACATTCCTACTTGGCTTGGAACAAGTCCTTCAAAGTTGAGGTTTCTTATTGCTGGCTTCAATGATTTCCATGGTCATACCTGA